The proteins below are encoded in one region of Ricinus communis isolate WT05 ecotype wild-type chromosome 6, ASM1957865v1, whole genome shotgun sequence:
- the LOC125370428 gene encoding uncharacterized protein LOC125370428 translates to MAERQPGTLPSNTESNPREHAKAITLRSGKELPSPSMPFTNDDSDVLVDESKEEDKPEEKGKEAVEEKEDSKKIPLRPYQPPIPYPAKLKQDKVDQQFDAKVCEVFKGDSKQQEEVRDLGLVTLNAECSAMFQSKILVKRHDPGSFIIPCLIEDKLKLLALADLGASINLMPSSLFEELGLSTSKLTPTRISIQLADRTVKYPKGIIEDVLVKVDKFIFPVDFVVMDMDGESDVLLILGRPFLAISRALIDVSSGKLELRVDDESITFDLTKSLRQPYEHDGTVCSIDVIDDIMESQL, encoded by the exons ATGGCTGAGAGACAGCCGGGCACGCTTCCAAGTAACACAGAGTCTAATCCAAGGGAGCATGCCAAAGCAATTACTCTGAGATCAGGTAAGGAACTTCCTAGTCCATCTATGCCTTTTACTAATGATGATTCTGATGTGCTGGTGGATGAATCAAAAGAGGAAGACAAGCCTGAggagaaaggaaaggaagcaGTTGAAGAGAAGGAGGATTCGAAGAAGATCCCCTTGAGGCCATACCAACCTCCCATTCCATatcctgcaaaactcaagcAAGATAAAGTTGATCAGCAATTCG ATGCCAAAGTATGCGAAGTTTTTAAAGGAGATTctaagcaacaagaggaagttagaGATTTGGGATTGGTGACCTTGAATGCAGAATGCTCAGCAATGTTTCAGAGCAAGATTCTAGTCAAACGACATGACCCAGGGAGTTTTATTATACCTTGTTTGATTGAggataaattgaaattgctagcattagctgatttgggagCTAGCATCAATTTGATGCCTAGCTCATTGTTTGAGGAGTTAGGACTAAGCACTTCTAAGCTAACTCCTACTAGGATCAGTATACAACTAGCAGACAGAACTGTTAAGTACCCGAAAGGGATTATAGAGGATGTGCTAGTTAAAGttgacaaatttatatttcctgtggaTTTTGTTGTCATGGACATGGATGGTGAGAGTGATGTTCTATTGATCCTAGGTAGACCATTTTTAGCTATATCTAGAGCTTTGATAGATGTTAGTAGTGGAAAGCTGGAActtagggtagatgatgagagCATTACGTTTGATTTGACTAAATCCTTGAGACAGCCATATGAGCACGATGGTACTGTGTGTTCGATTGATGTTATTGATGATATTATGGAGTCTCAATTGTAG